In a single window of the Candidatus Aminicenantes bacterium genome:
- a CDS encoding DUF499 domain-containing protein translates to MEPWYKIATPRKEVREGRSFNPDEFAIHLEQVLAKTAPKDYCEPKHFFSRTCFTKALIEHSGMVLRRLSGETTNTAPVMTLITQFGGGKTHTLTALYHLVTNAEKAKEYSGVEDLISAAGIKSVPSAKVAAFVGNGTTAKTIPPGTEAIARVFKAANGPVLLLFDEVLNFMNRHRGMADQFYAFIQNLTVATTGTTQSAAVISLPRSQVEMTDWDMQWQDKITKVVRRVAKDLIANDEAEISEVVRRRLFEDIGSERIRKNVSKIYADWCFERRAQLPAEWTAVDSAATEAKAREFLQKRFEACYPFHPATLSVFQRKWQALAQYQQTRGTLAMLAQWISWAYRTGFTEARREPLITLGSAPLEVSEFRGVVLGQLGESRLVAAIDADISGAHSHARALDADTKGALKDIHRRVGTTILFESSGGQTDKMAHLPELRFALGEPEVDTTSVDNAVFALEDKSYFIRRIGSDGFRIGHQPTMKKVVNDRRASLDEETEVKPAMRSIIQKEFERGASIPIVLFPADGTDIQDSPRLTLVVADPDNEWSSGGPLRQKIAEWTRQRGKSPRLYPGSLVWCLKKPGREFRDKVELWLAWKRVAKEIVDGTLGGDFERSDRAEIHSKVTEAETAVKEEVWGVYRFVVLADNQEKDKLKAIDLGAGHSSSAETLCGRVITALKSQALLNETVGVGYIERKWPPALKESGAWPLAGLRQSFLNGSLERLIDPDTTLRIKIVEFVAKGDFGLASGQKSNGTYERILFSESIDPAEITFESGVFLLLKAKAKELKSTPEIVPLAGSDSSPVPPTSILTPPDKTIAVEPPPGSKTRTFHIVGDVPPEIWNRLGTKVLPKLRNGSDLKIGIEFSVTIDSKLAQGFESDLRQILEDLALSGRVEIKVWPN, encoded by the coding sequence ATGGAACCATGGTATAAGATCGCCACACCGCGTAAGGAAGTTCGTGAGGGTCGTTCATTCAATCCGGATGAATTTGCCATCCATTTGGAGCAAGTGTTGGCAAAAACTGCCCCGAAGGATTATTGCGAACCCAAGCATTTCTTCTCCCGGACCTGTTTTACTAAAGCACTTATTGAGCATTCAGGTATGGTTCTGCGCCGGCTCTCCGGGGAGACTACGAATACCGCCCCCGTGATGACGCTAATCACCCAGTTTGGCGGCGGCAAAACCCATACGCTCACGGCCCTTTATCATCTCGTTACAAATGCGGAAAAAGCAAAAGAATATTCCGGGGTTGAGGACTTGATCTCGGCCGCCGGCATTAAATCCGTACCGTCCGCGAAAGTGGCTGCTTTTGTCGGCAATGGAACCACAGCCAAAACCATACCGCCGGGTACAGAGGCCATAGCCCGTGTTTTCAAGGCGGCCAACGGACCAGTGCTCCTGCTTTTTGATGAAGTGCTGAATTTCATGAACCGCCATCGCGGCATGGCTGATCAGTTTTATGCTTTCATACAGAATCTAACCGTGGCTACAACCGGTACCACCCAAAGCGCGGCGGTTATCAGCCTGCCCCGTAGCCAGGTCGAAATGACCGACTGGGACATGCAGTGGCAGGACAAAATCACCAAAGTCGTCCGCAGAGTGGCCAAGGACCTTATTGCAAATGATGAAGCTGAGATTAGCGAGGTAGTTCGCCGTCGCTTGTTTGAGGATATCGGCAGCGAGCGTATTCGCAAAAACGTCTCCAAGATATATGCTGACTGGTGTTTTGAACGGCGTGCCCAACTTCCGGCCGAATGGACGGCCGTTGACAGTGCAGCGACCGAAGCTAAGGCGAGGGAGTTCCTTCAGAAGCGTTTCGAAGCCTGCTATCCTTTCCATCCGGCAACGCTTTCGGTGTTCCAGCGCAAATGGCAGGCCCTTGCGCAATACCAGCAGACACGCGGCACGCTGGCCATGCTGGCCCAATGGATTTCCTGGGCCTATCGCACGGGATTTACCGAGGCTCGACGGGAGCCGCTGATTACTCTTGGTTCCGCTCCGCTGGAAGTGTCCGAGTTTCGCGGTGTGGTGCTTGGGCAGTTGGGGGAATCTCGGCTTGTGGCTGCCATTGACGCCGACATATCTGGAGCCCATTCGCATGCCCGTGCCTTGGATGCCGATACCAAAGGGGCTCTGAAAGATATCCATCGCCGTGTGGGAACGACAATTCTCTTTGAATCATCGGGAGGGCAAACAGACAAGATGGCGCACTTGCCGGAGTTGCGTTTCGCTCTTGGCGAACCGGAAGTGGATACGACATCGGTCGACAATGCCGTATTTGCCCTGGAAGACAAATCATATTTCATTCGCCGCATCGGCTCGGACGGTTTCAGGATCGGTCATCAACCGACCATGAAGAAAGTGGTCAATGATCGGCGGGCTTCCCTTGATGAGGAGACTGAGGTCAAACCTGCCATGCGTTCGATCATCCAAAAGGAATTCGAGCGTGGAGCAAGTATCCCTATTGTTCTGTTTCCCGCGGATGGAACGGATATCCAGGATAGTCCAAGGCTTACTCTTGTAGTTGCTGATCCGGATAATGAATGGTCGAGCGGCGGTCCTTTACGGCAAAAAATCGCGGAATGGACCAGACAGAGAGGCAAATCGCCGCGCCTTTACCCTGGATCGCTTGTCTGGTGTTTAAAAAAACCGGGCCGGGAGTTTCGCGACAAGGTCGAACTCTGGCTGGCCTGGAAGCGTGTGGCCAAAGAAATTGTCGATGGAACGCTGGGTGGTGATTTTGAGCGCTCCGATCGCGCCGAGATCCATTCGAAGGTGACCGAAGCCGAGACCGCGGTTAAAGAAGAAGTATGGGGCGTATATCGCTTTGTAGTGCTTGCCGATAATCAGGAAAAGGACAAGTTGAAGGCGATCGATCTTGGCGCCGGGCACTCCAGCAGTGCTGAAACTTTATGCGGCCGGGTGATTACCGCTTTAAAATCCCAAGCACTGCTTAACGAGACTGTCGGGGTCGGCTACATCGAGCGCAAATGGCCGCCGGCATTAAAAGAATCAGGCGCCTGGCCATTGGCAGGCTTGAGGCAGAGCTTTTTAAACGGTTCTTTAGAACGATTAATTGATCCGGACACTACCTTGCGTATTAAGATCGTCGAGTTTGTTGCCAAAGGAGACTTCGGACTTGCCTCCGGGCAAAAGTCAAATGGAACTTATGAACGCATATTGTTTTCCGAATCAATAGACCCGGCGGAAATCACCTTCGAATCCGGTGTTTTCCTTTTATTGAAAGCCAAAGCGAAAGAACTCAAATCTACTCCGGAAATCGTACCGCTGGCTGGTTCTGATTCAAGTCCTGTTCCACCCACAAGTATTCTCACTCCTCCAGATAAAACTATTGCAGTGGAACCGCCACCAGGATCAAAAACAAGGACGTTTCACATTGTAGGAGACGTCCCTCCTGAAATTTGGAATCGATTGGGAACAAAAGTGTTGCCCAAGCTTCGGAATGGCTCCGATTTAAAGATTGGCATTGAATTTTCCGTGACAATAGACTCGAAATTAGCCCAAGGTTTTGAAAGTGATCTAAGGCAGATTCTCGAAGATCTTGCTTTGTCGGGGCGTGTTGAAATAAAAGTTTGGCCAAATT